Part of the Tenacibaculum sp. SZ-18 genome, ATACGTTTTTCCCTCATCGTTTAAACACTCTTTATGACCTTCATTTAACCATTGTGTTAATGTTTCAATACTTTGAAGTGGTGAAATTAAATCATGAGAAATCATATGGGTGTAATCATTCAATTCTTTATTATATCTTTCTAAACGTGATAACAACCTATCTTTCTGTTTACTAATTTTTACAACTTTATTAGTTTGTTTATCAATAAAATTCACCAAATTCAGAGTATCTATATTTTTTAATTCATCTTCCTCATCATCGCTGATTTTTAAAGTTTTAATTACACTTTTTAACTTATTAATAACCTCTATTTGTGTATCGGACTCTTTTTTAAGTTTCTCATTAGACTCTGAAAGTTCTTTTGAACTTATCGTCATAGCTGTTTGCAACATAGCCAACTGATTATCTGAATTTTCATAAGATTTATCAATTGCATCTATGAAAGCATCTAACCTACCACTTTCTTGGATATCTTCAGGTAAATATTTTCGTATTTGTCTTTTTAAAAGAGGATTCATTGTCTTTCTAGGGATTTCATTTTTTTATAGTAAAATAAAAAGTAGTTCCTACATTCGGGGTGCTTTCTAACCAAATAGTTCCTTTGTACAAATCAACAATTTTCTTAACTATTGACAAACCAATACCTGTTGAATCTTCGCGTTTTGTTAGCGATTGAAAAACTTTAAAAATTTTATCGTGGAATTCCTTTTCTATTCCTATACCATTATCCTTTACTGAAAATTGATAAAAAGTAACCTCTTCGGTAAAATCAATTTCTATAAATCCATTTTTCTTATTATTGAACTTAATTGCATTACTAATTAAATTTTGAAATAATTGCTGAAATTTTGTCCCATCTCCTCTTAAAACCGGTAATTTAGAATTAATTCTCAAACTTATATTC contains:
- a CDS encoding sensor histidine kinase gives rise to the protein MNPLLKRQIRKYLPEDIQESGRLDAFIDAIDKSYENSDNQLAMLQTAMTISSKELSESNEKLKKESDTQIEVINKLKSVIKTLKISDDEEDELKNIDTLNLVNFIDKQTNKVVKISKQKDRLLSRLERYNKELNDYTHMISHDLISPLQSIETLTQWLNEGHKECLNDEGKTYLQMISEHVEKIDVLVGSIRRYTRISRSYRKRYFLDLNVIIETIFNEQINDKKVKLIIPEKLPVVRGETFNLKELFHSLIVNALKFNNKSEKVIEIGFEDKTSHWQFYVSDNGKGIEPMYRDKVFVAFSKLENDYKSSGMGLAIAKKVVEIYRGEIWIESEVNVGTTVYFTLKK